Proteins from a genomic interval of Papaver somniferum cultivar HN1 chromosome 4, ASM357369v1, whole genome shotgun sequence:
- the LOC113275899 gene encoding two-component response regulator-like PRR1, translated as MMDHRDETETNQVLDRGKVRILLCDNDSKSCDEVFSLLCKCSYQVTSARSARQLIDALNAEGPNIDIILSEVDLPISKGFKMLKYIMRHKESQRIPVIMMSVEDEVSVVVKCLKLGAVDYLVKPLRTNELLNLWTHVWRRRKTLGLVEKNIFSCDLLSDPSDANTNSTAIFSDDTDDKSYWNPLPDMNVSVRREGEPDAGNSLNPSVQNSWDCNVPNATDQRVGRILSHPKKSELKIGESSAFFTYAKSGVPIGNLQRVVSMDESVTKSEQPGRGAKLLMYSKSSFLAVDHQRVVNMDETTSELGKTSKETALLPSWEEQVGNQLNRHEHGKHSDIYSYQIDVGTSSTSYEYLQRRNSGEKEKKFSATVLSHRSSSPSEFPCRSSREKDEQFSATVLLHQGSGPSEFPCRRNSEEKDEQFSTTVLLHQSSGPSFEFPQRRSSKDKEEQVSATVLSQQSNSSQLEVSAVPTFPPFPYYIPGMMNQAMMPPSSTQLYQGTYPHDLARHPPSSMFPHYNPFSQCHPPYASMMSSFPAYYPIQLNMQQGQMPANHVWPPPMSNSPSAEVKQSPVDKREAALIKFRQKKKDKCFDKKIRYVNRKTLAERRTRVRFVRQVNGVDVNLNSQPATPVDDSYDDVEDDE; from the exons ATGATGGATCACAGAGATGAAACTGAAACTAATCAAGTTCTTGATCGTGGTAAAGTTAGGATTCTTTTATGTGATAACGATTCAAAGAGTTGTGATGAAGTTTTCTCACTTCTATGCAAATGTTCATACCAAG TAACTTCAGCTAGGAGTGCTAGGCAATTGATTGATGCACTGAATGCAGAAGGGCCTAATATTGATATCATACTTTCTGAGGTTGACCTTCCAATTTCCAAAGGCTTCAAAATGTTAAAGTACATTATGCGACACAAGGAATCGCAGCGCATTCCTGTTATCA TGATGTCTGTCGAAGACGAGGTTTCTGTTGTAGTTAAGTGCTTGAAGCTGGGAGCAGTTGATTATCTTGTGAAACCATTACGCACTAATGAGCTATTGAACTTATGGACTCATGTGTGGAGAAGAAGGAAGACG CTTGGATTAGTAGAGAAGAACATCTTCAGTTGTGATCTGTTATCAGACCCTAGTGATGCAAATACAAACAGCACAGCAATTTTCTCAGATGACACAGATGACAAATCTTACTGGAATCCGTTGCCTGACATGAATGTGTCAGTTCGCCGAGAAGGGGAA CCCGATGCTGGTAACTCGCTAAATCCTTCCGTTCAAAACTCTTGGGACTGTAATGTGCCAAATGCTACTGATCAGCGAGTTG GGAGAATACTGTCGCATCCGAAAAAAAGTGAACTGAAGATTGGTGAATCTTCAGCTTTCTTTACTTACGCGAAATCAGGTGTTCCCATAGGTAACCTTCAAAGGGTTGTCAGCATGGATGAATCTGTAACTAAATCAGAACAACCAGGCAGAGGAGCTAAACTGCTTATGTATTCCAAATCAAGTTTCCTTGCTGTCGATCATCAAAGGGTTGTCAATATGGATGAAACTACAAGTGAGTTAGGAAAAACAAGCAAAGAAACTGCACTGCTTCCATCATGGGAAGAACAAGTAGGTAATCAATTAAACAGACATGAACATGGGAAACACTCAGATATCTACTCGTACCAAATTGATGTGGGAACAAGCAGTACATCCTATGAGTACCTACAACGAAGGAACTCCGGGGAGAAGGAAAAGAAGTTCTCTGCAACAGTATTGTCGCATCGAAGCAGCAGTCCGTCTGAGTTCCCATGTAGAAGCTCCCGGGAGAAGGACGAGCAGTTCTCCGCAACAGTATTGTTGCATCAAGGCAGCGGTCCATCTGAGTTTCCTTGTAGAAGAAACTCTGAGGAGAAGGACGAGCAGTTCTCCACAACAGTGCTGTTGCACCAGAGCAGTGGTCCATCTTTTGAGTTTCCACAAAGAAGAAGCTCCAAGGATAAGGAAGAGCAGGTTTCCGCGACAGTGTTGTCTCAGCAGAGCAACAGCTCCCAGCTTGAGGTTTCAGCTGTTCCAACATTCCCTCCTTTTCCTTATTATATCCCAGGGATGATGAATCAAGCAATGATGCCTCCTTCATCCACACAACTCTATCAAGGGACATACCCGCATGATTTGGCAAGACATCCTCCGTCATCCATGTTCCCTCACTACAACCCATTCTCTCAATGCCATCCTCCTTACGCTTCCATGATGTCATCATTTCCTGCATATTATCCAATTCAATTAAACATGCAGCAAGGTCAGATGCCTGCAAACCATGTTTGGCCGCCACCAATGTCAAATTCACCTTCTGCAGAAGTAAAGCAATCTCCAGTGGATAAAAGAGAAGCAGCATTAATCAAGTTTAGACAGAAGAAGAAAGACAAATGTTTTGACAAGAAGATTAGGTATGTCAATCGGAAGACACTTGCTGAAAGGCGGACCCGTGTACGGTTTGTGAGACAAGTGAATGGTGTAGATGTAAATCTTAACAGTCAACCCGCTACTCCTGTTGATGATTCTTATGACGACGTAGAAGATGATGAGTGA